A genomic window from Triticum urartu cultivar G1812 chromosome 7, Tu2.1, whole genome shotgun sequence includes:
- the LOC125521492 gene encoding NAC domain-containing protein 21/22-like: MSSIGMMEARMPPGFRFHPRDEELVLDYLLHKLTGRRAYGGVDIVDVDLNKCEPWDLPEAACVGGREWYFFSLRDRKYATGQRTNRATRSGYWKATGKDRAILAHGEALVGMRKTLVFYQGRAPKGTRTEWVMHEFRLEEERHRHHQQQKGGAAAAEARCQLKEDWVLCRVFYKSRTSSPRPPSEEACTFFSELDLPTMPPLAPLIDAYIAFDSGTAMNTIEQVSCFSGLPALPLRGSMSFGDLLGWDNPEKKAIRTSLSNMSSNSNSKLELTPNWNQENGLSQMWTPL, translated from the exons ATGAGCTCTATTGGCATGATGGAGGCGAGGATGCCGCCGGGGTTCCGGTTCCACCCACGGGACGAGGAGCTGGTCCTCGACTACCTCCTCCACAAGCTCACCGGCCGGCGCGCATACGGTGGCGTCGACATCGTGGACGTCGACCTCAACAAGTGCGAGCCATGGGACCTTCCAG AGGCGGCGTGCGTGGGCGGCAGGGAGTGGTACTTCTTCAGCCTGCGCGACCGCAAGTACGCCACCGGCCAGCGCACCAACCGCGCCACGCGCTCCGGCTACTGGAAGGCCACCGGCAAGGACCGCGCCATCCTCGCGCACGGCGAGGCGTTGGTGGGGATGCGCAAGACGCTCGTCTTCTACCAGGGGAGGGCCCCCAAGGGGACGAGAACGGAGTGGGTCATGCACGAGTTCCGCCTCGAGGAGGAGCGACACCGCCACCACCAGCAGCAGAAgggcggcgccgccgccgccgaggcgaGGTGCCAGCTCAAG GAAGACTGGGTGCTATGCAGGGTGTTCTACAAGAGCAGAACAAGCAGCCCAAGGCCACCATCTGAAGAAGCCTGCACATTTTTTAGCGAGCTGGACCTTCCGACTATGCCACCGCTCGCGCCCCTCATCGACGCGTACATCGCCTTCGACAGCGGCACCGCGATGAACACCATCGAGCAAGTGTCCTGCTTCTCCGGCCTGCCGGCACTACCCCTCAGGGGATCGATGAGCTTCGGGGACCTGCTGGGCTGGGACAACCCTGAGAAGAAGGCCATCAGGACATCTCTGAGCAACATGTCAAGTAACAGCAATTCCAAGTTGGAGTTGACCCCAAACTGGAACCAGGAGAACGGCTTGTCACAGATGTGGACACCCCTCTGA